One window of Diabrotica undecimpunctata isolate CICGRU chromosome 8, icDiaUnde3, whole genome shotgun sequence genomic DNA carries:
- the LOC140448934 gene encoding uncharacterized protein yields MMGNNIFTFEDLTTILAQIEAVLNSRPLCPLSDSPNDFSFLTPAHFLIGSSMTSYPEKDISTKSENSLSLWQKCSKIQQHFWKCWSRDYLNRLQNEPKWFLPQENIKVDDLVLLIDDNAPPLKWPLARVIETLPGKDGRVRTVKLRTKDGTFIRSVVKVCPLPHTHLDVGHINGGTMLRNNNT; encoded by the coding sequence ATGATGGgcaataatatttttacatttgaggATTTAACCACTATTTTGGCTCAAATAGAAGCTGTTTTAAATTCACGACCCCTCTGTCCATTGTCAGACAGTCcaaatgatttttcttttctaaccCCCGCTCATTTTCTCATTGGAAGCAGCATGACTTCCTATCCAGAAAAAGATATCTCGACAAAATCCGAAAATAGTTTATCACTGTGGCAGAAATGCAGCAAAATTCAGCAGCATTTCTGGAAATGTTGGTCTAGGGATTATTTAAATCGCCTCCAAAATGAGCCCAAATGGTTTCTGCCCCAAGAAAACATTAAAGTCGATGATCTTGTACTCCTAATCGATGATAACGCTCCTCCTCTAAAATGGCCACTGGCAAGAGTAATCGAAACACTGCCAGGTAAAGACGGCAGGGTTAGAACTGTAAAACTAAGAACTAAAGACGGAACATTTATAAGATCTGTTGTTAAAGTATGTCCTTTACCCCATACTCATTTAGATGTAGGTCACATCAACGGGGGGACtatgttgcgtaacaacaatacttaa
- the LOC140448936 gene encoding uncharacterized protein yields MGFVYEKRGKKAVMMERPDIINWRHKFLRKIQNYRNQGYNIFYLDESWVNIEHTVNKVWMNSTITSYKDAFLKGLTTGLNDPKQRSPRFVLLHVGSDRGFLPNSACVFLAKKDSGDYHDKMNGKSFENWFENKLIANLPKGEKNVVVMDNAPYHSCKQNFPRSSWNKQQIQEWLGEKDIFYEEDYLKSELLDVANSYADIYDKYNIETLVEKYGVEVLRLPPYHCELNPIEMVWN; encoded by the coding sequence ATGGGGTTTGTTTATGAAAAAAGAGGAAAGAAAGCAGTAATGATGGAACGTCCTGACATAATAAATTGGAGGCATAAATTTCTTAGaaaaatacagaattatcgaaatcaaggatacaatattttctatttaGATGAAAGTTGGGTAAATATCGAACATACAGTAAATAAGGTATGGATGAATTCAACCATAACCAGTTATAAGGATGCATTTTTAAAAGGCTTGACTACTGGTCTAAATGATCCAAAACAAAGAAGTCCGAGATTTGTCTTGTTACATGTTGGATCTGATAGAGGTTTTCTACCAAATTCAGCATGtgtatttttagcaaaaaaagatTCAGGCGACTACCATGACAAAATGAATGGCAAGTCTTTTGAAAActggtttgaaaataaactaaTCGCAAACCTCCCAAAAGGAGAAAAAAATGtggtagtaatggataatgctccatatcattcATGCAAACAAAATTTCCCAAGAAGCTCCTGGAACAAACAACAAATTCAAGAATGGTTAGGAGAGAAGGATATATTTtatgaagaagattatttaaagtCAGAACTATTGGATGTAGCAAATAGTTATGCAGATATATACGACAAGTATAACATCGAAACTTTGGTCGAGAAATACGGCGTAGAAGTATTACGATTGCCTCCCTATCACTGTGAGCTTAATCCAATAGAGATGGTTTGGAACTAA
- the LOC140448935 gene encoding uncharacterized protein — MKRSFESERDFNELPTIDEFLNFIEKKCKILENLIFEESVYKSKPSLHISINNRDTSFKCFVCNSNSHKVYSCQQFLNLSAQERMQKVKNKGFCLNCLASGHMSNSCSLSSNCKTCNKIHHSLLHISHPSENISRQSSYRSNSESQPAQNQFVRNSRHQRPNQHSSQFTSENIHANLQNNSVPNAIPQGLPDTQNLPGPSNISSHSVYSNNLQILLATALVTVYDVENNPISVRCLTDSGSQVSFITDTLAKRICYSTYTRNLQISGIAQTSSVSNKMVDLKIYSNTYPGKNFNLSCAVLESITCQHPQVALDLNLLKIPKNIKLADPHFCTPSDVDMLLGADIYFDLVTYGLIKLGPNLPILQNTHLGYIVGGNIPYSRYTMLGSNAIPSKNNAHSHYSNISLHVQTADLDSLLKNFWEIEETKPLTSIHAKTLTPSEQRAEDIFKSSLTILPSGRFQVDLPLKTPNEYQKLGESFHLAKRRFFNLEKRLNKSDELRHLYTEFISEYVSLGHCKYVPLSKLNESSKHKFFLPHHCVFKHDSLTTRLRVVFDGSMKSTSNVSLNDIMLKGYTAQPDLFEILIRFRLYKYTIIADIVKMFRQIRINPKQTFLLNILWRNSPQEELKCLELQTVTYGTNSASFLSTRCLKELAVRNKEKYPLAADALENSCYVDDILHGANDIETLYNIYKQLSTSLNSAGIPLHKWSSNSSEFLDSISSESQKSNYVIKPDNSSNKVLGICWNSQSDMFSISLPDISSEPKYTKREVVSIISSIFDPLGLINPITVSAKLLMQKIWIWNLNWDDKLTGEISSEWLNFLAHIPDLAKLTISRPLLNPLNISRIEIHGFCDANASDLIRVGGRLRNANVSYNQKFPLLLPTKCQVVRSLLEREHIRLLHTGPQNTLSNIRLTYWPLDGLREIKRIIYKCKNCYRFNARPAHQIMADLPKERFQVSRPFTNVGIDYGGPFQIKSSKLRRAPICKAYIAVFVCLVTKAVHIELVSSLSTEAFLLTLKRFISRRGIPKTIYSDNASNFLGARNQLKELYDFFMGTDVLPTIKEFEASTLIEWKFIAPRSPHQGEIWEAAIKSCKYH; from the exons atgaAACGATCCTTTGAATCCGAAAGAGATTTCAACGAACTTCCTACAATAGAtgagtttttgaattttattgaaaAGAAATGTAAGATATTGGAAAATTTGATCTTTGAAGAGTCAGTTTATAAATCAAAACCGTCTCTTCATATTTCTATAAATAATAGAGATACATCTTTTAAATGTTTCGTATGCAATTCTAACTCACATAAAGTATACTCttgccaacaatttttaaatttgtccGCTCAAGAGCGTAtgcaaaaagtaaaaaacaaaggTTTTTGTCTCAATTGCCTTGCTAGTGGTCATATGTCTAATTCTTGTTCCTTATCTTCGAATTGCAAAACCTGCAATAAAATACATCACTCTTTGCTTCACATTTCGCACCCGTCGGAAAATATTTCACGGCAAAGTTCGTATAGATCGAATTCTGAAAGTCAACCCGCCCAAAATCAATTTGTTCGGAATTCACGTCATCAACGTCCAAATCAGCATTCGTCTCAATTCACTTCGGAGAATATTCATGCAAATTTGCAGAACAACTCTGTTCCAAATGCAATTCCGCAAGGTTTACCAGATACGCAAAATCTTCCAGGGCCGAGCAATATTTCGTCCCACTCTGTATATTCAAACAATCTGCAAATTTTACTCGCAACTGCTTTGGTAACTGTTTACGATGTTGAAAACAATcccatctctgttcgttgtttaaCAGACTCCGGTAGCCAAGTTTCGTTCATAACAGACACGTTAGCCAAAAGAATTTGTTATTCAACCTATACCAGAAATCTTCAAATATCAGGTATAGCTCAAACTTCTTCTGTTTCAAACAAGATGGTAGACCTTAAAATCTATTCAAACACATATCCTGGTAAAAACTTTAATCTGTCCTGTGCTGTCCTCGAAAGCATTACGTGCCAGCATCCACAAGTAGCGctggatttaaatttattaaaaataccaaaaaatataaaacttgcaGACCCACATTTCTGTACCCCGTCGGACGTAGACATGCTTTTAGGAGCTGATATTTATTTTGACCTAGTTACTTACGGCTTAATAAAATTAGGCCCCAACCTTCCTattcttcaaaacactcatttggGTTATATTGTAGGTGGAAATATCCCATACTCTCGTTATACAATGTTAGGATCAAACGCGATTCCTTCAAAGAACAATGCTCACTCACATTATTCAAATATTTCGTTACACGTACAAACTGCTGATCTTGATtctcttttaaagaatttttggGAAATAGAAGAGACTAAACCACTCACTTCTATTCATGCAAAAACATTAACTCCCTCAGAACAGCGAGCTGAGGACATATTCAAATCTTCACTAACAATTCTTCCTAGTGGCAGATTTCAAGTAGACCTACCTCTGAAGACTCCTAATGAATATCAAAAATTAGGTGAATCATTTCATTTGGCAAAAAGACGTTTTTTCAATCTTGAAAAAAGGCTTAACAAATCAGACGAGTTACGGCATCTGTACACAGAATTCATATCAGAATATGTTTCTTTAGGGCATTGTAAATACGTTCCCCTTTCTAAGCTTAATGAATCGTCCAAACATAAGTTTTTTCTCCCACATCATTGTGTTTTCAAGCATGATAGCTTAACTACTCGACTCAGGGTTGTATTTGATGGATCAATGAAATCAACCTCAAATGTGTCTCTCAACGATATTATGCTCAAAGGTTATACTGCACAACCTGATTTGTTTGAAATTCTAATTCGCTTTAGACTTTACAAATATACTATTATCGCCGACATCGTAAAGATGTTTAGGCAAATAAGAATTAACCCAAAACAGACATTTCTACTAAACATTCTGTGGCGCAATTCTCCGCAAGAAGAATTAAAATGTCTAGAACTTCAGACCGTGACCTACGGCACAAACTCAGCTAGTTTTTTAAGTACTAGGTGTCTTAAAGAGTTGGCAGttcgaaataaagaaaaatacccaTTAGCTGCTGATGCTCTAGAAAATTCTTGTTATGTAGATGATATTTTACATGGTGCAAATGATATCGAGACTTTGTACAATATTTATAAGCAACTTTCTACGAGTCTAAATTCCGCTGGGATACCACTCCATAAATGGAGTTCTAATTCTTCCGAGTTTCTCGACTCTATTTCCTCTGAATCTCAAAAATCTAATTATGTAATAAAACCCGACAATTCGTCAAATAAAGTTCTTGGAATATGTTGGAATTCTCAGTCTGACATGTTCTCTATCTCTCTTCCTGACATTTCTAGTGAACCAAAATACACAAAAAGAGAAGTTGTATCAATTATCTCTTCTATTTTTGATCCTCTTGGTCTAATAAATCCGATTACTGTATCTGCCAAGTTGTTAATGCAAAAAATATGGATATGGAACTTAAATTGGGATGACAAACTCACAGGAGAAATTTCATCAGAATGGTTGAATTTTCTAGCTCACATTCCTGATCTTGCAAAACTCACAATCTCTAGACCTCTGCTCAATCCGCTCAATATTTCTCGAATTGAAATCCATGGTTTCTGCGATGCAA ACGCATCTGATTTAATAAGAGTTGGTGGACGACTTCGCAATGCAAATGTTTCGTATAATCAAAAATTTCCACTTCTTCTTCCTACAAAATGCCAGGTAGTTAGATCGTTACTTGAAAGAGAACACATTCGCCTATTGCACACAGGCCCTCAAAATACATTGTCAAATATTAGACTCACTTATTGGCCTCTTGATGGACTGAGAGAAATCAAGAGGATCATCTACAAATGTAAGAACTGTTACAGATTTAACGCAAGACCAGCTCATCAAATAATGGCCGATCTACCCAAAGAACGGTTTCAGGTCTCTCGACCATTCACAAATGTCGGCATCGACTACGGGGGCCCATTTCAAATAAAATCTTCAAAACTGCGACGTGCTCCCATTTGTAAGGCTTATATAGCAGTATTCGTATGCCTCGTCACTAAGGCAGTCCATATAGAGCTAGTGTCCAGTCTTAGCACCGAAGCATTCCTACTAACGTTAAAAAGATTCATTTCACGCAGAGGTATTCCTAAAACCATTTATTCGGACAATGCGTCCAACTTTCTTGGAGCTCGTAATCAGTTAAAAGAGCTTTATGACTTTTTTATGGGAACGGATGTTCTACCTACCATAAAAGAATTCGAAGCCTCAACATTAATTGAGTGGAAGTTCATTGCACCTCGATCTCCACATCAGGGTGAAATTTGGGAAGCAGCTATAAAGAGCTGCAAGTATCATTGA